One Panicum virgatum strain AP13 chromosome 9K, P.virgatum_v5, whole genome shotgun sequence genomic region harbors:
- the LOC120648490 gene encoding late embryogenesis abundant protein D-34-like, whose amino-acid sequence MSQGQPRRPPQAQGEVLQDQPIKYGDVFDVSGELAGQPVAPRDAALLQSAEEAVLGRTQKGGPAAVLQSAAALNRRTGHVGKGQITGPAADAGATVAEAELAGRRVVAESVGGQVVARFVAPAPVGLAHPAGALDQDAVTIGRALEAVAATAGDKPVDQSDAAAVQVAEVCTTGASGIIPGGVAAAAQAAADHNARTPRDEDKVKLRDVLSGAREKLQADKGATAEDAERVVSAEIRNKPDMATTQGGVAEAVTTAARLNQERP is encoded by the exons ATGAGCCAGGGGCAACCGAGGCGGCCGCCGCAGGCGCAGGGCGAGGTCCTGCAGGACCAGCCCATCAAGTACGGCGACGTGTTCGACGTCTCGGGAGAGCTGGCCGGGCAGCCCGTGGCGCCCCGCGACGCCGCGCTGCTGCAGTcggcggaggaggccgtgcTGGGCCGAACGCAGAAGGGCGggcccgccgccgtcctgcaGTCGGCCGCCGCGCTCAACCGGCGGACCGGACACGTCGGGAAGGGCCAGATCAcgggccccgccgccgacgccggcgccaccgtcgccgaggccgagctcgccggccgccgcgtcgtcgCGGAGTCCGTCGGCGGGCAGGTGGTGGCGAGGTTCGTGGCCCCGGCGCCGGTCGGGCTGGCACACCCGGCGGGCGCGCTGGACCAGGACGCCGTGACCATCGGCCGCGCGCTGGAGGCCGTGGCCGCGACGGCCGGGGACAAGCCGGTGGACCAGAGCGACGCGGCGGCCGTGCAGGTCGCCGAGGTGTGCACCACGGGGGCCAGCGGCATCATCCCCGGGggcgtcgccgcggcggcgcaggcggcggcggaccacaACGCCCGCACCCCGCGCGACGAGGACAAAGTCAAGCTCCGCGACGTCCTCTCG GGCGCGAGGGAGAAGCTGCAGGCGGacaagggggcgacggcggaggaCGCCGAGAGGGTCGTGTCCGCCGAGATACGTAACAAGCCGGACATGGCGACCACGCAGGGCGGCGTCGCGGAGGCGGTGACTACCGCGGCGAGGCTCAACCAGGAGCGCCCGTAG
- the LOC120649780 gene encoding uncharacterized protein LOC120649780, with product MSSIAGSHKTFEPQSTNPLTRTGFVRVGPHWGRMGARRKRRLNESPFNKGKEQHLYLLFDDWPRGYSIRKVNLSSNVFGSGEPPGWQMAARVSGGWEMVCTGDRRLPPAIFRFEAQRGLPMYFAAAFDSKILALQPTAPGTAMALASVLEHHVAIFDVRTRSCLFFPLPDPETSGADPIYIPAGGRLFALADGTFDWLDPPPLGTPANGEQAWEWSWFEIPDPPFKRRHVTSYAVHADGQTIFVSVKKGASAATFSFETEEHGGVWHRHGRWALPFTGRAHFDRQLDAWVGLSGEPGSVGHLCACDVVPAIPDAGGKGQYPPAGKLSKEKLLSDDPTERHVGATLVYMGGRSQFCLVQCVSIDGDRDRADERCGCNLDDEDDSDDERNGCHLEKYYCCDDDLLGVCDMEEEEDSAADEMKDCDLKKQDEQDATSRPRRYLVRLTSFTLKYDKNGDLTTGGSCRVRYYRVPGGSTVPLLSNPVAFWM from the exons ATGTCCTCTATAGCTGGAAGCCACAAAACCTTCGAACCCCAAAGTACTAACCCTCTAACCAGAACCGGGTTCGTCAGAGTTGGCCCTCACTGGGGAAGAATGGGAGCTCGCCGGAAAAGAAGGTTGAACGAATCTCCATTCAATAAG GGTAAGGAACAGCACCTCTATCTTCTCTTCGACGACTGGCCGAGGGGTTACAGCATCCGCAAGGTAAATCTGTCGTCCAATGTCTTCGGTTCCGGCGAACCCCCAGGTTGGCAGATGGCTGCCCGCGTCTCAGGTGGATGGGAGATGGTCTGCACCGGCGACCGGCGCCTGCCGCCGGCCATCTTCCGCTTCGAGGCACAGCGCGGGCTGCCCATGTacttcgccgccgccttcgacTCCAAGATCTTGGCTTTGCAGCCCACAGCCCCCGGGACGGCCATGGCGCTTGCTTCTGTGCTCGAGCACCACGTCGCCATCTTCGACGTCCGCACGCGCAGCTGCCTCTTTTTCCCTCTGCCGGACCCGGAGACGTCCGGGGCCGACCCCATCTACATCCCCGCCGGCGGCAGGCTCTTTGCTCTTGCTGACGGCACCTTCGATTGGCTCGACCCGCCGCCGCTTGGCACGCCGGCCAACGGCGAGCAGGCCTGGGAGTGGTCGTGGTTCGAGATCCCCGACCCGCCGTTCAAGCGCAGGCACGTCACCTCCTACGCCGTGCACGCCGACGGGCAGACCATCTTCGTCAGCGTCAAGAAGGGCGCCTCTGCCGCGACATTCTCGTTCGAGAcggaggagcacggcggcgtCTGGCACCGCCACGGCAGGTGGGCGCTGCCGTTCACCGGCCGCGCGCACTTTGACCGCCAGCTTGACGCCTGGGTTGGGCTTTCCGGGGAGCCGGGCAGCGTCGGTCACCTCTGCGCCTGCGACGTGGTGCCCGCCATCCCCGACGCCGGCGGCAAGGGGCAGTACCCCCCAGCCGGGAAACTAAGCAAGGAGAAGCTGCTCAGCGATGACCCGACCGAGAGGCACGTCGGTGCCACCCTCGTGTACATGGGGGGAAGAAGCCAGTTTTGCCTCGTGCAGTGCGTCTCGATCGATGGCGATCGCGATCGCGCTGACGAGAGGTGTGGCTGCAACTTGGATGACGAAGACGACTCGGACGATGAGAGGAATGGCTGCCATCTGGAGAAATACTACTGCTGCGATGATGACCTACTG GGTGTCTGTgacatggaggaggaggaggactctGCAGCTGACGAGATGAAGGACTGCGACCTCAAGAAGCAAGACGAGCAAGACGCGACCTCCCGGCCGCGTCGCTATTTGGTTCGTTTGACTAGTTtcactctgaaatatgacaagAATGGAGACCTGACAACAGGTGGTAGCTGCCGAGTTCGATACTACAGGGTGCCAGGAGGATCGACTGTGCCTCTGCTCAGCAATCCGGTGGCATTCTGGATGTGA
- the LOC120649781 gene encoding uncharacterized protein LOC120649781 isoform X1 codes for MAAPFFSTPFQPYVYQSQQGSVTAFQISGGDVQVLQVMLKSQEKLTAKPGTMCYMSGNMQMDNNYLPENDGGVWQWIFGKSVSSTVFFNPGSDDGYVGISAPFPGRILPVDLANFGGELLCQADAFLCSVNDVSVTSTVEPRPRNIEIGAEMILKQKLRGQGMAFLVGGGSVMQKILAPREVITVDAACIVAMTTTINFQLKSPNQLRRAVFGGDNQLTASLTGPGVVFIQSLPFHRLSQRIASSRSVAGPSLRDNPKFFIQIVMFFFLAYVMIVSSIILTDV; via the exons ATGGCTGCACCCTTCTTCTCCACGCCTTTCCAGCCCTACGTCTACCAG AGCCAGCAAGGATCTGTGACGGCGTTTCAGATATCCGGAGGAGATGTGCAGGTCCTGCAG GTGATGTTGAAGTCTCAGGAGAAGTTGACTGCAAAACCAG GTACAATGTGCTACATGTCTGGGAACATGCAGATGGACAATAATTACTTGCCCGAAAATGATGGAGGCGTATGGCAGTGGATTTTTGGGAAAAGTGTAAGCAGCACTGTTTTCTTCAATCCTGGATCCGATGATGGATATGTCGGAATTTCTGCACCATTTCCTGGAAGGATACTGCCG GTAGATTTAGCAAACTTTGGTGGAGAACTTCTTTGCCAG GCAGATGCTTTTCTGTGTTCAGTCAATGATGTATCAGTCACTAGTACAGTTGAGCCACGACCACGGAATATTGAAATTGGTGCAGAG ATGATCCTTAAACAAAAGCTTAGGGGACAAGGGATGGCTTTTCTTGTTGGTGGTGGATCAG TCATGCAGAAAATCCTTGCTCCTCGAGAGGTTATTACTGTTGATGCTGCTTGTATTGTGGCTATGACAACCACCATTAACTTCCAATTGAAGAGCCCTAACCAACTTAGAAGAGCAGTCTTTGGG GGTGACAACCAACTAACAGCATCTCTCACGGGACCAGGTGTTGTTTTCATTCAGAGCCTGCCCTTCCATCGGCTCTCACAGCGGATTGCTAG CAGTAGATCAGTGGCTGGACCAAGTTTGAGGGACAACCCGAAGTTCTTCATCCAGATTGTCATGTTCTTCTTCCTGGCCTATGTCATGATTGTATCATCCATAATTCTGACAGATGTTTAG
- the LOC120649781 gene encoding uncharacterized protein LOC120649781 isoform X2, with amino-acid sequence MAAPFFSTPFQPYVYQSQQGSVTAFQISGGDVQVLQVMLKSQEKLTAKPGTMCYMSGNMQMDNNYLPENDGGVWQWIFGKSVSSTVFFNPGSDDGYVGISAPFPGRILPVDLANFGGELLCQADAFLCSVNDVSVTSTVEPRPRNIEIGAEMILKQKLRGQGMAFLVGGGSVMQKILAPREVITVDAACIVAMTTTINFQLKSPNQLRRAVFGGDNQLTASLTGPGVVFIQSLPFHRLSQRIASRSVAGPSLRDNPKFFIQIVMFFFLAYVMIVSSIILTDV; translated from the exons ATGGCTGCACCCTTCTTCTCCACGCCTTTCCAGCCCTACGTCTACCAG AGCCAGCAAGGATCTGTGACGGCGTTTCAGATATCCGGAGGAGATGTGCAGGTCCTGCAG GTGATGTTGAAGTCTCAGGAGAAGTTGACTGCAAAACCAG GTACAATGTGCTACATGTCTGGGAACATGCAGATGGACAATAATTACTTGCCCGAAAATGATGGAGGCGTATGGCAGTGGATTTTTGGGAAAAGTGTAAGCAGCACTGTTTTCTTCAATCCTGGATCCGATGATGGATATGTCGGAATTTCTGCACCATTTCCTGGAAGGATACTGCCG GTAGATTTAGCAAACTTTGGTGGAGAACTTCTTTGCCAG GCAGATGCTTTTCTGTGTTCAGTCAATGATGTATCAGTCACTAGTACAGTTGAGCCACGACCACGGAATATTGAAATTGGTGCAGAG ATGATCCTTAAACAAAAGCTTAGGGGACAAGGGATGGCTTTTCTTGTTGGTGGTGGATCAG TCATGCAGAAAATCCTTGCTCCTCGAGAGGTTATTACTGTTGATGCTGCTTGTATTGTGGCTATGACAACCACCATTAACTTCCAATTGAAGAGCCCTAACCAACTTAGAAGAGCAGTCTTTGGG GGTGACAACCAACTAACAGCATCTCTCACGGGACCAGGTGTTGTTTTCATTCAGAGCCTGCCCTTCCATCGGCTCTCACAGCGGATTGCTAG TAGATCAGTGGCTGGACCAAGTTTGAGGGACAACCCGAAGTTCTTCATCCAGATTGTCATGTTCTTCTTCCTGGCCTATGTCATGATTGTATCATCCATAATTCTGACAGATGTTTAG